The genomic segment CTTAAAACTTTTCCTCTACTGCAAAGCCATGATTTactggctgaaaaaaaaaaaaaaccacattgtAGTCAGATAGAGAAGGGGAGAAAGCCAACTAAGACTTATATTCCAGCTACAGGAAACATTTTCCCAGGGCCTGTTACAAAGCCACTGTAAGTGGGAGACAAATTACAGATGTTTTCTACCAAATGGGAATGTTGTGAAAGCCTCTTTAATGTATCAGGTGACATATGGAGAGTTTTCAGGTTCTGAATCTTTGACACAGAATCAATTACTGGCTGTTGAAAGCCATGAAAACTGCTTACACTGGCCCAACTGACATCCTATTGACTACTGCATGTAGACTGTGCTCTCTTCTCAGgaccttttttctttgcttgctcTTTGATTGCATAATAGCCTACTTCCTGAGATGAAaagttcaaaataaaatctatgGAAAATACTGCCAGGTTTTTGTTCATCTTCATCATATAACTTAATATTTGGTGAAGAGGGCTCTTAAATATTAGAGCATTTCtaattcagtttttcctgcAGTCTTCCATCATGTAGAGTatgaaattacaaaataaatataaaatcaatCTTTTAATCCcaaaaatagagaagaaatgCATGCCCTGAGGTAAAGTCCAACTACCTAACTTCAATAAATAAGTGCTTCTCATCTTGCTGCAACCCAAGAACTTTCTTGGGTTTGTGGATGTGTATCTTTATTGGTCTAAAATGGCTCATTTTTGTATTAGCTAGTTTCTCTACTGTTCCAATTACAGAACTGTCTCACAACATGTAAAAACTTGGACTATGAATATGTTATTCATATCAACTGACTCATTATGCAGTTTTTGTCAGTCCTTGCAAAATAAGTGTTTTCTAGTATGAAGAAAGATCATGTGTTGTAAAAATGATGATCCAGAACTAAGACACGTATCAACCCATGACCTGAGCCCAGATTATGAAATGTGTCAGCCACCTTAGTAAAATATTAACAGATTTTGTGGGTTGTCATAGTAAAATGAGAGGCTGCCCTGAACGTAATTTCATTTACGGACGTTCAGAAAATTGACATCACAGCTGCAAGGACATATAAAAAGCCAGTACAGTGTATTTTCAAGTGACTGCAGGAACACTGACAGGAGCATTCTACAGGCTCAACTCCTCTAACAGCACAACAGAAACTGGATTTTGCAAAGTACACCCAGAAGCTTCTTTTTATAAATCAGTTCTGAGAACATCTGAGAGATTTTATCTTAAACTGTGTTTACAATTCCTTTAAAGAAGCATGTGCACGGGAGGCTGTGCCAAGTGCCTGGGAAGTACTCTCAtccccctggctgtgctctgcacccTTGCTaacattttgttgtttttccctgGAGGAAAAGTTGAAGAGAGTGCACACATTACAGATGAAGTTTGGTACTTTGGAGGGATCTTGGGATCGGGTGTATTGGTAAGTGTCTAAATTCAGACATTTATACCTTCCCCCCACCCACAGCCATGACTTGTATTGTTGAATTTTCTCAGGACTGCAAATTCCTCTTGGATAAACAAATAAGTTACAAGCCATCCAAAGGTTTGGCAATAAGTAACTTAAACTaatgataagaaaaaaacccaaacccataGAATTACTATATTTAAAGAAGATGTAATTTGAATTCATCCCAGTTCAaactatatttatattattcatAGATGATCTTCCCTGCCTTGGTATTTTTGGGCCTTCAGAATAATGATTGCTGTGGATGCTGTGGTAATCGGAGCTGTGGAAAGAGGTTTGCGGTAAGTGAAAGGAAACATGgcagaaaaagtaaaagctgAATTGTTACTGATATATGTATTTTCCTCTCACAGTCATTGCGAGTCTAGATAGAGGCTGTCTTGAGTGTAGGACAAGCAGCCCTGCCATTTGTTTGAGTGCTGGGAAGTAGAAATAGCAGGCTGTAAAAATTGTGTTATGCCTCTGATGTTTTACCACAGGTACTACAACAGTATGGCCTCATTGGTTTTTGCTATCAGGATAACAAAATGATATCAAGATACTTATAGTTACTATCACAATTAAAATTTATCGCTGAAAGAtctacattttgttttgcagagtaCAACAGTCCTCTCCTTAACCATTTTTTGTTGgcagtttttaaaatcactCTGGCAGTTAGACACTACATTCCCAACTCAGTGCAGGCCCACAAAATGAGATGTGTCTCATTAGATTCACAGGAAGATTTTCAGGAAGGAATAGACCTTGGGACATCACCTAATCCAACCTCCTACTTTAAGCAGTGTGGGTGAGGCTCCACTTTGAATTAATAGCTAGCTTACTTTCACACTAGAAAAGTTTCCAAAGACTACTTTCAGACACTAGTAAATACCTCAAgcattttagtttaaaaattaaaccagaaaaaaaagtatttctagtagtaaaatatgtctttttgaaataaattatccTGATCCAGCAGATCAgtacagtttttaaataaaggaacaGATTTTCcactgagaattaaaaaaagagagaaaaataaataggaaaagaTTCATGCCTATGAGGTTGACTGAAGAGCTCTCCCTAAAGTCTCTCTTTGATGCTGTCTTCATGCAATACCAACAAAACAGGTTGAACCTTGAGAAGGAGGAAATGGAgccatctgtttttctttacaaCACTGCATGATCCATTTTCTGCAAGCAGTGAAGAGAAGCTGGTTGAGTTTTGCAGAGCACATACCACTCCACAAGCAGCCAAgcactgtggtgctgctgccgcTTAGCTGGGAGTGACGAGGGCCTCCCTCCCGCGGTGACCAGGGCCTCCCGCGGTGACCAGGGCCACACGCGGTGACCAGGGCCACACGCGGTGACCAGGGCCTCCCTCCTGTGGTGACCAGGGCCTCCCGCTGTGGTGACCAGGGCCTCCCTCCCGCGGTGACCAGGGCCACACACAGTGACCAGGGCCGGCACTAGCTGCGTGTGAGCCAACCTGCAGGTGTGTGGTTCTGCCTGCAAACCAGCCTGCCTTCTCTGCTGACAGCATGCTAGAGTGCAGCTGACTGGCAGTATTGATACAGTCAAGAGTGCCAAGTACACTCTACTCCAAGAGTCCTATGGACCTTATCAGCATCAGCTGATTTGGTCTGAGAACCAAATTTGGTATTTTAGCTGAAATCCATTATTATGATGTCTACTAcaaaagcataatttttaaGTTAGCCCTGACAGATATATCAACATAAAAATGCATGCCAGGACTCAAGATAAGACTCTTCCAATGAGATCTGAACAAAAAATCACATTGTACTTGATGATATTAGAGGTCATTTctaacccaaataattctgtgacATGAAagtattgggtttttttcttcacctgtATCACTTTATTCCAATGAAGTACATAACCTTAACCTACAAATTGTTATGGCTACGAGTATTTCAGAATTCAAGCAGGGCATTAGTTTTTGTATGATTTTACTTACATATTAGTATATATAGAAAATTCTGTAAtagaaaccagaaaaataaagacatacTTTCCCATCCATTCCAATTGTAATAATAGAGCTTACACCTGTGAGGAGATAAAGTATACTAATATGAAACCTAAAGGGAGACTTGGGAAGGAAAACTATAATTATTTGGTCCAAATATTACCAAGATACCAAAGCTAACTTGTAAAGGAtactgaagaattttttaatgCCTGGAGTGGTCCAAGACTTTAGCCTTGCTTACAGTGTCCTGAGATGAACAGGGGAGCAGGAGGCCCCAGAGGAGAGCAGTGCCATCTGCTGCCAGtccctgccttctcctcctcaggcACACAGGGCCAGTGCTGCTAAAGCTTTAAAATACCAATACAAGTATGCATGACACATTTTCTATGCAATGAAAACTAATAGACTTCAGCTGTTCAGGTGTTGACTATTTGACTCTTAACAGCTGAATTTAAGGAACATTTCAGGGAACAGCTGAATTTAGGGAACcaaaataacattatttttctcttcatcagATGTTTTCTTCTATAATATTTGCTGCCGTTGGAGTTCTGGGAGCTGGATACTGCTTTATTTTGTCAGCAGTAGCCCTAAACAAAGGCCCTAAATGTCAAAGTCAAGGAGGTTGGACCTACCCTTTTGAGGCTGGGTAAGACAAggcaatcagaaaaaaaagatatacaTGTTTTAAGTTTGTGAGATGATTCAAATTCCAAATCCATTGTATAAAAATGAGAATGATATTACTTGTCTAAATTATACGAGCTCTTACAAGTGTTTGCAGCACACAGCAAGACTTCATAAGGTTCAAGAGCATGGATGTAAAGAAAAGCAAGTACAATAACAACAACTGAGTTTCAAAGGGGCCTATAAAGAGAAATGCACAGCCTCTTCCTAGGTTATTCTTGGTATGATAAGCCACATATGGGGATAAATTCCACTTTGATGAATAGCAATGACACATTGAGACATCTCTCAGAGTCTTGAAGGAATTGACTGATGTAATTGCTAAGCCACTCTCCATATTTGAAAAGTCCTGGCAGTCAGGTAGAGCCCCAGGTGtctggaaaagaggaaacaatACACCCATTCTTTTAAAAGGGTAGAAAGGAGGACCCTGGGAGCCATCAACCTGTCAGTCTCCCCTCTGTGCCTGAGAAGATCATGGAGCAGTTCCTCCTAGAAGGTCTGATGATGCACATGGAGGATAGGGAAGTGATTTGGGTCAAGCAGAATGTCTTCACCAAAGGCAAGCCCTGCCTGACCAACCCAGGGGCCTTCTATGATGGGGTGACTCCATCAGTGGATAATGGAAGAACAACAGAAGTCATTTATCAGGACACAGTCCCCCACAATATCCTGCTCCCTAAATTGGAGAGAGATGGATTTGATAGGTGAACTGTTAGATGGAGAAGAAAGTGTTTGGATGGTCGCATCCAGAGGGTGGTGGTCAGTGGCTCAGGATCCTTGGGCATCAGTGACAAGAGGTGTCCCTAAGGGACTGGtgttatttcatattttcattaatgtCACAGATGAAGGAGGCTACCAGtgatgatcagagggatggaacaACTCTTCTAGGAAGAAAGGCTGTGAGAATTGGGattcttcagcctggagaagagaagcttcaGGGTGATTGTGGCTTTCCAGTAGCTGAtgggagcctacaagaaagatggagagggactttttataAGAGCATgtaatgacaggacaagaaaatggctttaaactaagagtaggtttagatcaattactaggaaaaaaattcttctctatgagggtggtgaggcactggcacaggctgcccagagaagttgtggatggcccatccctggcagtgtttgaGGCCAGGTCGGGCAGGGTGTGGAACCACCTAGGATGGTGGAAGGggtccctgaccatggcagggggattggaatgagatgatctttcagaccccttccaacccaaaccattctgtgattctgtgattatattGAAATTTAATGGTATTCAAATACTTACTACtaataacataacataacataacataacataacataacataacataacataacataacataacataacataatattcataaatataatctatgtataattttattttggctATGGCATTTCAAAGCTGCTTGCTCCTCATGCTCTGCAACTCAAAGATGTTCACTTTCATGTATATTTATCACTTAATCCCAGCTATCCCACTGCTCAGACTGAAGTCAAGACAAGCTCAACAAACAACAGGGCACAATGTGCTACTGAGGAGAGCAGGTGTGATCAGAACAGAATGGCAAGGGCTGCAGTAAACTCTCCATTACCTCAGAGCCTTTAATGTAGTCTGCCTCAGTCAAGAGTGACCTGGTAGCATTTCTTACATAAtataccaaaaaaaattttacttgggaaaaaaaaaaaaccaacaaaaaaccaaaaaaaaaaaaaaaaaaaaaaaaagaaaataaaagaaaataaaaaaaaaagaaaactagaaGTGTACAGGTAGAGGATTATTTGTTCATGGGCCAGTGAGGGCCAGAAACCAACTCCCTTGGTCTCATTCTGAGTCTTTGGAAATATGCTCTGTTTCATACATAGTTTTGATTGCAGTCCAGAAATCACGTGACAAGAACACAAACAAGTCAGCACTAAGAATATGCAGATGAAATATAGCCAGTGGTTAAGCAGTTTACAATTAAATCAAAATGTGAAGGTAAAAATTATGGAAGTTATTACCTTTACTTTAGATGAGGCATCTAGAACAGCAAAAGCTGTTATTTTCAGCTCAGTGGACAAGAGGTGACATGCATAATTTCATGATTTGTTTTGATAATTCAGTTATTTTGATTACAATGTACTCCCTTGTTTTCAACTCTACTTTGAGATACTGGATTACATGCCCTGATCCCAGTCTCCCACCCACCCCCATACACAAAATAATGCTGTAATCaagtaaaagcagcaaaaatgccCCTGACAAAACACTGTAACAGATAGAACCCATTTGGCACATGCTTGGCTAAGatcttttcttcccaaaacacTAAAAATGGTTAAATTGTATCAAACACATACTTGTCTCAAATTGCTCCCTTCTGatgtcttgtttttttccaaatcactTGCTTCAACTTATCTAGAAACTAAACTGAAGTCAATTTCTAGACAAGTAGCACCAGTGTGACAATGGAAATTCACCGAAGTGAGCAGAACCTTGGCCATGTCGCAGCAGTGACAGCCTCTCGGTGGTGAGAGACTCCTTTATGAGTTAATATAGTCTTCTTCCTAACTGTTTTGTTCTCATGTAGGGATTACCTTGCTGATCACGCACTGTGGGAAAAGTGTACATCACCTGATAATATTGTTCCATGGCACCTGACCCTCTTCTCCTTGCTGCTGGTGATGAGTGGGATCCAGGGAGTGCTCTGTGGCATTCAGGCGGTGAACGGCCTCTTTGGAACCATCTGTGGGGACTGCAAATGCTGCGGATGTTGTGGGGTGAGCAACTGATGGCTCTCCTTTGTTATTTTGTGTACTGATGAGTTACGTACACACCTCTAGCTGACAGTCAGAAAAACTAAACTgcccttcctccagctccatgATCATATTTTCTAACATACTGCCAAAACCATACATTGTTGCCATTAGGAAATAATAAAAGCCTTTGAGAGTCACAGCAATAGCAGCCAGGAACTTACCTCCATGTTTTTATTCTTCCAGGGAGAAGGAACTGTCTAATGAATAGCAATATTGCAGACAACTCTCCTCATCCTGGGAGAGTCCCTTCTGCAACTACTCCACAAAGCCGCCCTCAGATGCACTGGCTCTGGCTGAAAATGAAGGGCTCCTCCTCCCACCAGTGTTATGAAGCCCTGACTCCCTTTCCAGCCTTCCTGAAATCTCTcataatggaataaaataaatgaaatacaactctcacatttatatttatttttgtaaaagagCTTCCATTTAAAAAGAGGGTATTCTCAGGCAAAATACAAATTTGTGTTTCAATTTCTATTCAGGTCAGTTAAGTAGCTTGTAAATCCCCAAAGTTTCCAATTTACACATGAGCACAAATGCTGTTTATTAATCTTTTTGTAGAAGTTCAATTTAGCTGTATTTGGCACAATACTatgaaagagagaggaaagacaATGAGAGCTAGCTCAAAGGCAAAAATACCTTTTAGAAAGAACttctaaaactttaaaataaaaagctactTCCCGAAGGAATCAAGGAGAAGATAGGAGGGATTGGAGACATTTGAGGGATTCAAATAAACTAATAagctccttttaaaaaattctgaaacaaaTTTTCACATACCAGCTTGCCAGGTTGGATGTCTCAATGCTTCTCAATATTGGCCATATCTGTTCTgtaaattttccttctgaaataaTGATTCTGCGGtctgtgctttcagaaaatgtatGTCATGTACTATGTATTTACACTAGGAGATATCTGAAGAATCTAGAAGTACTCGAAAGCACTGGAAGCTGTTGAGCAATATGCAGAATTGTTAAACAGTTTGATATAGGTACTGAGAATTGTGTTGTACAAATGATAAATTACAAGAAAACCTCTTCAGAAACAGCTGTCTTTCCCACCTGTTCTACTGCATTGCCCAGGAACTTGAGAACACCCTTTATTtcaacacaaacacacactaTGCAACTATCTCACATCTATTCTTTCATCTGTGGTGAGCAGCTGTCCTGCACCTCATCTCACATTTGCCCTGTTTGATTTTTATGAAGCCTTTGGGAACAAGGAATGTTTCTCATCAGTGTTCAACAAGGGGATGGGTAGCTGCACTGAGTACAGCTTTGATATATCAATAAGCAGAGTACATAAATTTTTGTGGGAGATGGGATAAGAAATAACAGGCAGCAAGCTATGATACCTAAAACCATAATCAATAAGCTACTGCTTCTAAGAGACAGCCAGCTACGTGATGGCTTTCTAATACGAGCTAATATAGAACTGATACTGACACAAGGCGCACACATTTCATCGTGTGATCCAGACTGCAATCATACCTTGGCCTTCAGGCGTACTGAAAAAGGGTAAGTGAGCCAGAACCAGCAGCCCAGCTGAACCCACATTTTGGAGTGCAAACAATGATATTCCAAAATCTATTCAGTTAAACTAACATCTGAGGCTCTCCCCTAGCACTTAATTTTAAGCAAATCACACATCTGCAATCAATTCGCATCACAAATCAATTCTGCAGTAACTGGAGATTGTTCGGTGTTTTTACTCAGCAAAGCATCCAATAAAATGAAGGAGAGGGATTAACCCTAGAACCTCATAACAGAGAATTATGTAAAAAGCCAGTGTTAATTATTGAAAAGAAGGCAGAGATAAAGAGAGTGCAGCACTAGGAAGGGACAGAAAGATGGTGGTAAGAAAAAAGGCACAAACAAGGATAACTGAAAGTGTTAACAGACCTCAGGAACCCTGACCAACTTAAAGATCACACTGTGTTACAGTGTGTAGAATTATGAACATACACTAatacagaagtaaaaataatagtagtcaaaagaaagaatattaGTATTCTTTgtaaaaatctcagaaatatcCATGCTGGCTGAAGCTTCATTATTCACCCATTAAAACTGTCTGCTGGGTGAGCAGGGTGCTGAGGGCATGGCAACTTCAACACTGCATGGCACTGTTTTAGCTGAGAGCTATCATAAATGGATACACATTGGTTATCTAACAACTCAGATTACAACATGTGGAGTATGAGCATGTGATTTTGAGCCCGTGCACTTCAGTGGGACAAAATTGGCTAAGCCCCTGCACAGCTGAACTATATACAGTTAGTCTTTTTTGATTGTCTTCAATAAAGAGACTGCAGAGAAATGATACATTCACCACAGGACAGGGTCATCTTTCAGGGAATGATGCATTAATTGGAGACTCTTTGCAAAAGGTTCATCTCTAA from the Camarhynchus parvulus chromosome 9, STF_HiC, whole genome shotgun sequence genome contains:
- the TM4SF4 gene encoding transmembrane 4 L6 family member 4, coding for MCTGGCAKCLGSTLIPLAVLCTLANILLFFPGGKVEESAHITDEVWYFGGILGSGVLMIFPALVFLGLQNNDCCGCCGNRSCGKRFAMFSSIIFAAVGVLGAGYCFILSAVALNKGPKCQSQGGWTYPFEAGDYLADHALWEKCTSPDNIVPWHLTLFSLLLVMSGIQGVLCGIQAVNGLFGTICGDCKCCGCCGGEGTV